A single genomic interval of Rhododendron vialii isolate Sample 1 chromosome 3a, ASM3025357v1 harbors:
- the LOC131319888 gene encoding peroxidase 5-like produces the protein MSSKKLTSCVCLAFFLVSCQFIQLEAQLQVGYYDTSCSMAESIVKDEVRKGFMRDSGLAAGLVRMHFHDCFVRGCDGSVLIDSTPSNKAEKDAAANNPSLRGFEIIDNAKARLESVCSGIVSCADIIAFAARDSTEMTRGLGWDVPAGRKDGRVSLASDIPANLPTPTFNLNQLTQSFARKGLTQEEMVILSGAHTIGRSHCTSFSSRLFGFNTTLGQDPTLDASYAAQLRQQCPQGNTNPNLVVPMDPSSPTLMDTGYYRDVQANRGLFTSDQTLLTNAATTNLVNQNAMNVYLWQSKFANAMVKMGKTSVLTGSAGEIRRNCRKIN, from the exons ATGAGTTCAAAGAAGCTTACTTCTTGTGTCTGTTTAGCTTTCTTTTTGGTGTCATGTCAATTTATTCAGTTAGAAGCTCAGCTTCAAGTGGGTTATTATGACACTTCATGTAGCATGGCTGAGAGTATTGTGAAGGATGAGGTTAGAAAAGGGTTCATGAGGGATAGTGGATTGGCTGCTGGCCTTGTTAGAATGCACTTTCATGATTGCTTTGTTAGG GGTTGCGATGGATCGGTTCTCATCGACTCAACACCTTCAAACAAGGCAGAGAAAGATGCTGCAGCCAACAACCCTAGCCTCCGAGGGTTTGAAATCATCGATAATGCAAAGGCCAGACTGGAATCTGTCTGCTCAGGAATAGTCTCTTGTGCAGATATCATAGCTTTTGCAGCAAGGGATAGTACTGAGatg ACAAGAGGACTTGGCTGGGATGTCCCTGCCGGAAGAAAAGATGGCAGAGTTTCGCTTGCTTCTGACATTCCGGCTAATCTCCCCACTCCTACGTTTAACCTAAACCAACTCACACAATCCTTTGCAAGAAAGGGACTTACACAAGAAGAAATGGTCATACTCTCTG GAGCGCACACCATCGGCCGGTCTCACTGCACTTCCTTCAGCTCCAGACTATTTGGTTTCAACACAACACTGGGACAGGATCCAACTCTGGATGCTTCTTATGCAGCCCAGCTGAGGCAGCAGTGCCCTCAGGGCAACACAAACCCCAACTTGGTGGTTCCAATGGACCCTTCCAGCCCAACCCTCATGGACACCGGCTACTACAGGGATGTTCAGGCCAACCGAGGTTTATTCACTTCGGACCAGACCCTCCTGACAAATGCAGCAACCACGAACCTAGTTAATCAAAACGCCATGAATGTATACCTCTGGCAAAGCAAATTTGCGAATGCAATGGTGAAGATGGGTAAAACCAGTGTTTTAACAGGCAGTGCTGGAGAGATCCGAAGGAATTGCAGGAAGATCAACTAA
- the LOC131319889 gene encoding peroxidase 5-like codes for MVLHIVLFLLLNLGFQLLGAQNLQVGFYKDKCEDAELIVKEEVEKAFDKDYGIAPGLVRMHFHDSFVRGCDASICIDSTPGNLAEKDGPPNGITLRGFEVIDDAKARLEAECKGVVSCADILAFAARDAVHITGGLYWDVPAGRRDGRISRASETVDIPPPFGDLDLITRAFLKKGLTQREMVALVGAHTIGRSHCFSFSNRLYNFSATNSRDPTLDPFYAAQLKQECPRGQGGNVDSNLVVEMNFSPALMDPSYFADVLHQRGLFTSDQTLTTSQQTTDQATLYAGNGLIWQQDFVSAMIKMSEIQVLTGTAGEIRSNCRRINP; via the exons atggtgcTACACATAGTGCTATTCCTGCTACTTAATCTGGGCTTCCAATTACTAGGAGCACAAAACCTCCAAGTGGGGTTCTATAAAGACAAATGCGAAGATGCTGAATTAATTGTGAAAGAAGAGGTGGAAAAGGCCTTTGACAAAGATTACGGAATTGCTCCTGGTCTTGTTAGAATGCATTTTCATGACAGTTTTGTCAGG GGGTGCGATGCATCTATTTGCATCGACTCGACCCCAGGCAATCTAGCAGAAAAGGATGGCCCCCCTAACGGCATTACTCTCCGAGGGTTTGAAGTCATAGATGATGCCAAGGCCAGGCTCGAGGCCGAGTGCAAAGGGGTGGTCTCTTGTGCTGATATACTCGCTTTTGCAGCCAGAGATGCTGTCCACATT ACAGGAGGTTTATACTGGGATGTTCCAGCGGGAAGGAGGGATGGAAGGATTTCGCGGGCTTCAGAGACCGTTGACATACCTCCTCCCTTCGGAGACCTAGATCTAATCACTCGCGCCTTTCTTAAGAAAGGGCTTACTCAACGTGAAATGGTTGCACTTGTTG GAGCACATACAATCGGGCGCTCCCATTGCTTTTCATTCAGCAACAGGTTATACAACTTCAGCGCAACAAATAGCCGGGATCCAACCTTAGACCCCTTCTACGCGGCCCAACTAAAGCAGGAATGTCCCCGAGGCCAGGGGGGAAATGTGGATTCAAATCTCGTGGTTGAGATGAACTTCAGCCCGGCTTTAATGGACCCAAGCTATTTCGCAGATGTCTTGCACCAACGCGGCCTGTTCACCTCAGACCAGACTCTCACTACCAGCCAACAAACCACGGACCAGGCAACGTTGTATGCCGGAAATGGGCTGATTTGGCAGCAAGACTTTGTGTCGGCTATGATCAAGATGAGTGAGATTCAGGTGCTCACGGGGACTGCGGGCGAGATCCGGTCCAACTGTAGGAGGATCAACCCGTGA